A portion of the Bdellovibrio bacteriovorus genome contains these proteins:
- a CDS encoding protein-glutamine glutaminase family protein: MKSLCFLSVFLVFLSNSWAAEPSLTSFCEHLDKTLRKVNSSAPTASCHSEKQKALYTRPTTYQGKTTSLLTPDEAQSLFKEMAAQDHIAFKFPVDGCFDRANEMTRLMLLKGIKPLKGFLSVREEKGGGYKHYLQLADKAKPDDPWRWTDHVAPVVMVQDKGKMVPYVIDPSAETKAVTFEQWKKNLSKHDKKIKLDTEIGRTGQYVIGSPLDMDFQDPAQVERLKTQIAKYKSYEQSKTGLNDYIGDELWDRDDTEGKLDAMSGGK; the protein is encoded by the coding sequence ATGAAATCCCTTTGTTTCCTTTCGGTATTTCTCGTTTTTTTGTCGAACTCTTGGGCAGCGGAGCCCTCCCTGACATCATTTTGTGAACACCTTGATAAGACCCTTCGCAAAGTCAACTCTTCCGCTCCGACGGCCTCATGTCATTCCGAAAAACAAAAGGCCCTGTACACCCGTCCGACAACCTATCAAGGGAAAACGACCAGCCTGCTGACCCCGGATGAAGCCCAATCGCTATTCAAAGAAATGGCCGCCCAAGATCACATCGCTTTTAAGTTCCCCGTTGATGGTTGTTTTGACCGCGCTAACGAGATGACTCGTCTGATGCTTTTAAAAGGCATTAAGCCATTAAAAGGTTTTTTGTCCGTGAGGGAAGAAAAAGGCGGTGGATACAAGCACTACCTGCAACTTGCGGATAAAGCTAAGCCGGACGATCCTTGGCGTTGGACCGATCACGTGGCGCCCGTGGTGATGGTGCAAGATAAAGGCAAGATGGTTCCTTACGTGATTGACCCTTCGGCCGAAACCAAGGCCGTGACTTTTGAGCAGTGGAAAAAAAATCTTAGCAAGCACGATAAGAAAATTAAATTAGATACCGAGATTGGCCGCACAGGACAATACGTTATTGGCAGCCCTTTAGATATGGACTTTCAAGACCCGGCGCAAGTAGAACGCTTAAAAACACAAATCGCTAAATATAAATCCTATGAACAAAGCAAAACCGGCTTGAATGATTATATTGGTGACGAGCTTTGGGACCGAGATGACACTGAAGGAAAATTGGATGCGATGTCCGGTGGCAAATAG
- a CDS encoding ABC transporter ATP-binding protein, whose translation MATNIVEVRNLAVDFTTEDGIVHAVKNISFNIPKGKTVGLVGESGSGKSITSLALMRLIAAPGKITSGEILFEGQDLLKVSDAKMREIRGAKISMIFQEPMTSLNPVLTIADQITETLRLHQGMNQEQALKRALELLVLVGIPHPEERLYFHPHKFSGGQRQRIMIAMAIACNPDLLICDEPTTALDVTIQKQILDLLADIQKRTGMSLLFITHDLGVIADIADEVMVMNKGHIVERNVSREIFANPQHPYTKGLLACRPSMDRNPARLPVLSDFMGPNGEELKYTPRVEVGVSHQLTGTEKVLLEVKNLKTHFPHHGGIFGSVQSYTKAVDDVSFNVRKGHTLGLVGESGCGKTTLGRSILRLVEPTSGGIVYDGQDIAGASRQQMQDIRKKMQIVFQDPYASLNPRMTIGAILMEPMEIHDLGSSKKERQDIAADMIKKVGLTPAMLNRYPHEFSGGQRQRISIARALMVRPEFIVCDESVSALDVSIQAQILNLLLDLQDEFNLTYIFISHDLSVVKFISDEVAVMYGGKIVEMNTAQNIYDNPQHDYTKKLLSAIPKGQPKMI comes from the coding sequence ATGGCCACAAACATTGTCGAAGTACGTAATTTAGCAGTCGATTTTACAACAGAAGATGGCATCGTCCACGCTGTAAAAAACATCTCCTTTAACATTCCAAAAGGCAAAACCGTGGGCCTCGTGGGCGAGTCTGGATCTGGAAAAAGTATTACGTCCCTGGCTTTGATGAGATTAATTGCTGCGCCGGGTAAAATTACTTCGGGCGAGATCCTTTTTGAAGGCCAAGACCTGCTGAAGGTCTCTGACGCAAAGATGAGAGAAATTCGTGGAGCTAAAATCTCCATGATCTTCCAAGAACCGATGACGTCCTTAAACCCGGTTTTGACTATCGCCGACCAAATCACAGAAACTTTGCGCCTGCACCAAGGTATGAACCAAGAACAAGCTCTGAAACGGGCTTTGGAACTTTTGGTTTTGGTGGGCATTCCGCATCCGGAAGAACGCCTTTACTTCCATCCTCACAAATTTTCCGGCGGTCAACGTCAACGTATCATGATCGCGATGGCAATTGCTTGTAATCCAGATCTTTTGATCTGTGACGAGCCGACGACGGCTTTGGATGTCACCATCCAAAAACAAATTTTAGATCTTTTAGCGGACATCCAAAAAAGAACCGGCATGAGTTTATTATTCATTACTCATGATTTGGGAGTGATTGCCGACATCGCGGATGAAGTGATGGTCATGAATAAAGGCCACATTGTTGAGCGCAATGTCTCTCGCGAAATCTTTGCCAATCCTCAACATCCTTACACCAAAGGATTGCTGGCGTGCCGTCCTTCCATGGATCGCAATCCCGCGCGTTTGCCTGTTTTGAGCGACTTTATGGGACCTAATGGGGAAGAGTTAAAATACACGCCGCGCGTGGAAGTAGGCGTTTCTCATCAATTAACGGGCACCGAAAAAGTTTTGCTTGAAGTTAAGAATTTAAAAACCCACTTCCCTCACCACGGGGGAATTTTCGGCAGCGTACAAAGCTATACCAAAGCCGTTGATGACGTGAGCTTTAATGTTCGTAAAGGGCATACTTTGGGTCTGGTGGGCGAATCAGGCTGCGGTAAAACAACCTTGGGCCGCTCTATCCTAAGACTGGTGGAGCCAACCTCTGGTGGCATTGTTTATGACGGTCAAGACATCGCCGGCGCTTCCCGCCAACAGATGCAAGACATCCGTAAAAAAATGCAAATCGTTTTCCAAGATCCTTACGCCTCTTTAAATCCACGTATGACAATCGGTGCGATTTTGATGGAGCCGATGGAAATCCACGATTTGGGTTCTTCAAAAAAAGAACGTCAAGATATCGCCGCGGACATGATCAAAAAAGTAGGTTTAACACCCGCGATGCTCAACCGTTACCCGCATGAGTTTTCGGGCGGTCAACGTCAGCGTATCAGTATCGCTCGCGCGCTGATGGTTCGTCCTGAGTTTATCGTCTGCGACGAATCCGTATCGGCCCTCGACGTTTCAATCCAAGCCCAAATTTTGAACCTTCTTTTGGATCTTCAAGATGAGTTCAATTTGACTTACATCTTTATTTCTCATGACTTGTCCGTCGTAAAATTCATTTCTGACGAAGTGGCTGTTATGTATGGCGGTAAGATTGTTGAGATGAATACGGCCCAAAACATCTATGACAATCCTCAACACGACTATACGAAAAAACTTTTAAGTGCGATCCCAAAGGGTCAGCCTAAAATGATCTAA
- a CDS encoding OmpA family protein — MKTNLFSRLLLVVIFLGLHQEAFANFVGNDTSNFNPVPSGLDFVTVHSSRTLSSGYLNMGLYFNQATNSLPDTRTNNGQIIGADDRMIFADLGIALGITDRLEAALGLSYLVDQQVDRNEPGAQFAGTGLNEIKFLAKYAFFRGESWGSAVLISVNVNETRNNPFVGDDGGPSTNFEAVVDYRRGGFVTALNAGYRVRNEGPALTSSVYDPMGDQIIASLAASYYFTSLDTKIIAEIWANKLIDSTKYFSRDNVSSEALLGAKYDYNTYTALHAGGGTRISEGFFTPDWRMYVGLSLSWDAITPPAATVPTEETLIPVAQEKPKESVEIVRIENLDFDFGSSKIQARHHSMLNHLIDFLASKPNVKKITVEGHTDSIGSAERNRLRSQERADNVKKYFVASGKLKHLEIDAIGYGAERPIADNGNFQGRTLNRRVEVRIVRDLD; from the coding sequence ATGAAAACGAATTTATTTAGCCGTTTGCTCCTCGTAGTTATTTTTCTTGGACTTCATCAAGAAGCTTTTGCCAACTTTGTTGGTAATGACACGTCTAATTTTAATCCCGTTCCTAGTGGCCTTGACTTTGTCACAGTGCACAGCAGCCGCACGCTTTCTTCTGGCTATCTCAATATGGGGCTTTATTTTAATCAAGCCACCAACTCACTCCCGGACACTCGCACCAACAATGGCCAGATTATCGGCGCTGATGACCGCATGATTTTTGCGGATCTGGGTATCGCCTTGGGTATCACCGACAGGCTGGAAGCCGCCTTGGGACTTTCTTACCTGGTAGACCAACAAGTCGATCGCAACGAGCCTGGGGCCCAGTTTGCCGGAACAGGGCTTAACGAAATTAAATTCTTAGCTAAGTACGCTTTCTTTCGTGGTGAATCTTGGGGAAGTGCGGTTTTGATTTCCGTCAACGTCAATGAAACCAGAAACAATCCCTTCGTGGGAGATGATGGCGGCCCCAGCACCAATTTTGAGGCCGTGGTGGACTATCGCCGCGGAGGATTTGTCACCGCCCTTAATGCCGGTTATCGGGTGCGCAATGAGGGCCCGGCCCTCACCTCCTCGGTTTATGACCCGATGGGAGATCAAATCATTGCGTCGCTGGCGGCCAGTTATTATTTCACCAGTCTTGATACAAAAATCATCGCCGAAATTTGGGCGAACAAGCTCATAGATTCGACAAAATACTTTTCCCGCGACAATGTGTCTTCAGAGGCCTTGCTGGGCGCTAAATACGATTACAACACTTACACGGCTTTACATGCCGGTGGTGGCACCAGGATTTCGGAAGGGTTCTTTACGCCGGACTGGCGTATGTACGTGGGCCTTTCGTTAAGTTGGGATGCTATTACGCCACCGGCCGCCACGGTGCCTACAGAAGAAACGCTGATTCCCGTGGCCCAAGAAAAACCCAAGGAGTCTGTTGAAATCGTTCGGATTGAAAATTTAGATTTTGATTTTGGCTCTTCCAAAATTCAAGCACGGCATCACTCCATGCTCAACCACTTGATCGATTTCTTGGCATCAAAACCCAACGTCAAAAAAATCACCGTGGAAGGACACACGGATTCAATTGGTTCAGCCGAAAGAAATCGGCTGCGCAGTCAGGAACGCGCGGATAATGTAAAAAAATATTTTGTTGCGTCGGGAAAATTAAAACATCTGGAAATTGATGCCATCGGATACGGAGCCGAGCGTCCCATTGCGGATAACGGTAACTTTCAAGGTCGCACGCTGAACCGTCGCGTAGAGGTGCGAATTGTACGGGACCTAGACTAA
- a CDS encoding group II truncated hemoglobin: MDSQKSMYELLGGEPVLRALVKRFYEVMDTLPEAQGIRQMHPTPLTSSEEKLFMFLSGWLGGPSLFVEKFGHPRMRARHMPFKISKSERDQWMLCMVQAFDDLKIQDPIRSDLLYSLLNLADHMRNQPED; this comes from the coding sequence ATGGATTCTCAGAAAAGTATGTACGAACTCCTTGGCGGTGAACCGGTTTTACGAGCCTTGGTGAAAAGATTTTACGAAGTGATGGACACTCTGCCCGAAGCGCAAGGCATTCGCCAAATGCATCCCACGCCACTGACGTCTTCTGAAGAAAAATTATTTATGTTTTTATCAGGCTGGCTGGGCGGACCTTCGCTGTTTGTTGAAAAATTTGGCCATCCGCGAATGCGCGCGCGACACATGCCTTTTAAAATTTCGAAGTCCGAACGGGATCAGTGGATGCTTTGCATGGTGCAGGCTTTTGACGATTTAAAAATTCAAGACCCGATCCGCTCGGATCTTTTATATTCGCTTTTAAATTTGGCCGATCATATGCGCAATCAACCCGAAGACTAG
- the gltS gene encoding sodium/glutamate symporter: MTFTSLQTLAIAALVVYFGHFLKKRIHFIDKYNLPSPVIGGFILAAVLAILKSYDIFQIHFTKAYEESLMIIFFASVGYSASLNLLKAGGKTVVFFLLLTVGGLLVQILAGLGAAQVMGVHPLMGVLTGAVALTGGPGTALAFGPSFEAAGVEGASAIGLTSAMGGILLGGLIGTPLATYLIHKRRLKEHNPSLQLQYDENQLLKSRAGKDLLYHALGIALIMGVGTTLGGWIAGLGITLPVYIGAMIVAAVIRNIEDTKVVFKLNPDWIEEIGSVALTLFIATAIMSLRLDELKNAALPILIFLGLQSILVIVTALGPAFWVAGKDYEGAIISAGYVGFMMGTTANAMANMSSLSQKYGPAPKAFLVVPLVGSCFIDFINAALITLCLNFLI; this comes from the coding sequence ATGACATTTACATCTTTGCAAACACTCGCCATCGCCGCCTTGGTTGTCTATTTTGGACACTTTCTAAAAAAACGTATTCACTTCATTGATAAATACAATTTGCCCTCGCCCGTTATTGGCGGGTTTATTCTCGCGGCCGTTTTAGCTATTTTAAAAAGTTATGATATTTTTCAAATCCACTTCACCAAAGCTTACGAAGAAAGCTTGATGATCATCTTTTTTGCTTCCGTCGGATATTCGGCTTCCTTAAATTTATTAAAAGCGGGCGGCAAAACCGTGGTGTTTTTTTTATTGCTCACCGTCGGGGGACTTTTAGTGCAGATCTTAGCCGGACTTGGGGCGGCGCAAGTGATGGGCGTTCATCCACTGATGGGAGTTTTAACAGGCGCTGTGGCATTGACCGGCGGCCCGGGAACGGCGTTGGCATTTGGCCCTTCCTTTGAGGCCGCGGGGGTTGAAGGTGCATCGGCCATTGGTTTAACTTCCGCAATGGGGGGAATTCTTTTAGGCGGGCTTATCGGCACTCCCCTTGCCACTTACTTGATTCATAAAAGAAGATTGAAAGAGCACAATCCTTCACTGCAACTTCAATACGACGAAAATCAACTTTTAAAATCACGCGCGGGTAAAGATCTGCTTTATCATGCCTTGGGCATCGCCCTTATCATGGGCGTCGGTACAACCTTGGGTGGTTGGATTGCCGGGCTTGGCATCACCCTGCCCGTATACATTGGGGCGATGATCGTCGCGGCGGTCATTCGCAATATTGAAGACACCAAAGTGGTCTTTAAATTAAATCCGGATTGGATTGAAGAAATTGGTTCTGTCGCTTTAACACTTTTTATTGCGACCGCGATTATGAGCTTAAGATTGGATGAACTTAAAAATGCCGCTTTACCGATTTTGATTTTTTTGGGCCTGCAATCAATCTTAGTTATCGTCACCGCCCTGGGCCCCGCATTCTGGGTGGCGGGCAAGGATTACGAAGGCGCGATCATCAGTGCCGGGTATGTCGGCTTTATGATGGGAACCACCGCGAATGCGATGGCCAACATGTCTTCGCTTTCGCAAAAGTACGGCCCGGCCCCAAAGGCCTTTTTAGTTGTGCCTTTAGTGGGGTCTTGTTTTATTGATTTTATCAATGCGGCTTTAATTACCTTGTGCTTAAACTTCCTTATTTAG
- a CDS encoding KH domain-containing protein, whose protein sequence is MAPPFIKSSPQNAEKETAAFVVVMESGGFVDDRMRLAQLLKNIVQEMTSCPGEVEVTFQSGEKTTVYHITVPEGFRGKLIGAQGRNITALRGIIGAMAGNHGFRAVIELVA, encoded by the coding sequence ATGGCCCCTCCGTTTATCAAGTCTAGTCCGCAGAACGCCGAAAAAGAGACTGCAGCTTTTGTTGTTGTAATGGAAAGCGGAGGCTTTGTGGACGACCGTATGCGCTTAGCGCAGTTGCTGAAAAATATTGTACAGGAAATGACCTCATGCCCGGGAGAGGTTGAAGTCACGTTCCAGTCCGGCGAAAAAACCACCGTCTATCATATCACGGTGCCAGAAGGTTTTCGGGGAAAACTGATCGGTGCTCAAGGAAGAAATATCACCGCACTTCGTGGAATCATCGGGGCCATGGCGGGAAACCACGGCTTTCGTGCCGTTATCGAACTTGTGGCTTAA
- a CDS encoding ATP-binding protein has product MKKTYFSRHQGPFIYFLGPSLIVVTILLMFFLRNTAFYLPNPIAPLTLIIIFTATLGGYKPGLLTAAFAAICLAYNLSIPGQHFAYHPMELRRLIAWCISYPIIALVVGLLKNRSEFLLEQELERRIQQEEDLRASEVRMRAIIDSAYDAFVAIDKNSKIQEWNPQAERTFGWTREEALGRALIDLIVPEKFHQAHHVGLTRYLATGEGAILNRRIEVPARHKNGTILAMELTVYPIQQKDSLWFGAFLHDISERKRIEQLSVIQLTSSQIMSENASLNEVGPLLLKELCQGSGWILAELWLFEPTSQSFYCPYVWSKNKETQSLFESQNPKYLSSRQGWAGAALTSDSPQWMIDIDKMTLPRSEILRSAGFKTMLYSPIYDRDELIGVLAMYHSEALKQDARLMSVIDDFCKRLGLYITRIRSEEGLKNLSHDLERKIQERTEELKIVNQQLKNEAVEKEILYEQARTANRLKDEFLATISHELRTPMNVILGHSELLHEENLSPQDQKRSIEAIYRNTKAQVHIVSDILDVSKFITGKVQMNMEVVDLAELIPLAVESISQAASAKDIEITDSISTDVGLITGDPTRLQQVFWNLLSNAVKFTPRHGKIHISLTAAESNVVITVKDNGKGIDPTFLPYVFERFRQEDSATTRKFGGLGLGLAITKNIVEAHGGNIQVTSEGKGLGSTFSVILPLTSLRSHPTTDDTLEDVSHLLDGVHILVVDDQADALSLVATVLKRAGARVDKASSATEAFKKVVRVRPDVLISDIGMPEKDGYDLIGMVRKLPQDMGGETLAIALTAYAQEEDQKKTLQMGFQAHLAKPVEGKQLVRAVAKLVGKYAAH; this is encoded by the coding sequence ATGAAGAAGACCTACTTCTCTCGACACCAAGGGCCATTCATTTACTTCTTAGGACCGTCACTGATTGTCGTGACAATTCTTCTCATGTTCTTTTTACGCAATACTGCGTTCTATCTTCCCAATCCGATCGCGCCGCTGACGCTTATTATTATTTTTACTGCCACGCTCGGCGGATACAAACCTGGATTACTCACCGCCGCCTTTGCGGCGATTTGCTTGGCCTATAATCTGTCTATTCCGGGCCAACATTTTGCCTACCACCCGATGGAGTTACGACGTCTTATTGCATGGTGTATTTCCTATCCTATCATCGCTTTGGTGGTGGGTCTTTTAAAAAACCGTTCCGAGTTTCTTTTAGAGCAAGAATTAGAAAGACGTATTCAACAAGAAGAGGATTTACGCGCTAGTGAAGTAAGAATGCGCGCCATCATCGACTCCGCCTATGACGCCTTTGTCGCCATCGACAAAAACAGCAAAATCCAAGAATGGAATCCGCAAGCAGAAAGAACCTTTGGCTGGACTCGTGAGGAAGCTCTGGGGCGCGCGTTGATTGACCTTATCGTCCCGGAAAAATTTCACCAGGCTCATCACGTGGGTCTTACGCGCTATTTAGCAACCGGCGAAGGCGCCATCCTCAACCGCCGCATTGAAGTCCCCGCTCGCCATAAAAATGGAACGATCTTAGCCATGGAGCTCACCGTTTATCCTATCCAACAAAAAGACAGTTTGTGGTTCGGCGCTTTCTTGCATGATATTTCAGAAAGAAAACGCATCGAACAGCTTTCCGTAATTCAACTCACCTCCTCGCAAATCATGAGCGAAAATGCTTCCCTGAACGAAGTCGGTCCTTTATTGCTAAAAGAACTTTGCCAAGGCAGTGGATGGATTTTGGCCGAGCTTTGGCTTTTTGAACCAACAAGCCAAAGCTTTTATTGCCCCTATGTCTGGTCAAAAAATAAAGAAACCCAAAGTCTTTTTGAAAGTCAGAATCCCAAATATCTCTCTAGCCGCCAAGGTTGGGCCGGGGCTGCTTTAACAAGCGATTCTCCGCAATGGATGATTGATATCGATAAAATGACTTTACCGCGGTCCGAGATATTGCGAAGCGCAGGTTTTAAAACGATGCTTTATTCTCCGATTTACGACCGTGACGAGCTGATTGGCGTCTTGGCGATGTATCACAGCGAAGCCCTAAAACAAGATGCGCGACTGATGAGTGTAATAGACGATTTCTGCAAACGACTGGGACTTTACATCACCCGCATCCGCTCTGAAGAAGGCCTTAAAAACCTGTCCCACGATTTAGAAAGAAAAATCCAAGAACGCACCGAAGAGTTAAAGATCGTCAATCAACAGCTTAAAAACGAAGCCGTCGAAAAAGAAATCCTTTACGAGCAAGCCCGCACCGCCAATCGCCTGAAAGATGAATTTTTAGCGACGATTTCCCATGAGCTTAGAACGCCCATGAACGTGATCTTGGGTCATAGTGAACTTTTACACGAAGAAAACCTGTCCCCCCAAGATCAGAAAAGATCTATCGAGGCCATTTATCGCAATACCAAAGCACAAGTGCATATCGTCAGTGATATTTTAGATGTCTCTAAATTTATCACCGGCAAAGTGCAAATGAATATGGAGGTCGTGGATCTGGCAGAGCTCATTCCGCTGGCGGTAGAATCTATTTCTCAAGCTGCTTCGGCTAAAGACATTGAAATCACTGATAGCATTTCCACGGATGTCGGACTGATCACGGGAGATCCCACCCGCTTACAACAGGTTTTCTGGAATTTACTTTCAAATGCGGTGAAGTTCACTCCCCGTCATGGAAAAATTCATATCTCTTTAACGGCGGCAGAATCCAATGTGGTTATCACCGTCAAAGATAATGGCAAAGGCATTGATCCCACTTTTTTACCTTACGTGTTTGAACGATTTCGCCAAGAAGACTCTGCCACCACCAGAAAATTTGGTGGTTTGGGCCTGGGACTTGCAATCACTAAAAATATTGTTGAAGCCCACGGCGGCAACATTCAAGTGACCAGCGAGGGAAAGGGCCTGGGATCCACTTTCAGTGTGATCTTACCCCTCACGTCGTTACGTTCACATCCAACCACAGACGACACTTTGGAAGATGTCTCTCATCTTTTAGACGGTGTACATATCTTAGTCGTCGATGATCAGGCCGATGCGTTATCCTTAGTGGCCACCGTGTTAAAGCGCGCGGGAGCCCGTGTGGATAAAGCCTCATCAGCCACCGAGGCCTTTAAAAAAGTCGTGCGCGTAAGACCAGATGTTTTAATTAGCGATATCGGGATGCCCGAAAAAGATGGTTACGATTTAATTGGCATGGTTCGAAAATTACCCCAGGACATGGGGGGAGAAACACTGGCCATAGCGTTGACCGCGTATGCCCAAGAAGAAGATCAGAAGAAAACTTTGCAGATGGGTTTTCAAGCTCACCTCGCAAAACCCGTTGAAGGCAAACAACTTGTCAGAGCCGTGGCGAAGCTTGTAGGCAAATACGCCGCTCACTGA
- a CDS encoding cysteine rich repeat-containing protein has product MKPMLWATTMVLSLFLGSVASADHHEKKEPMKERMHEWGKACKDDVKKHCKDVQKGEGRIVDCLKAHRDGLAPACKEKMDKL; this is encoded by the coding sequence ATGAAACCGATGTTATGGGCAACCACGATGGTTCTAAGTTTATTTTTAGGCTCTGTCGCGAGCGCCGATCACCACGAAAAAAAAGAGCCTATGAAAGAAAGAATGCATGAGTGGGGTAAGGCCTGCAAAGACGACGTGAAAAAGCACTGCAAAGATGTGCAAAAAGGCGAAGGCCGTATCGTGGATTGCCTGAAGGCCCACCGGGACGGTTTAGCTCCCGCGTGCAAAGAAAAAATGGATAAACTCTAA
- a CDS encoding outer membrane beta-barrel domain-containing protein — MDLNYKEIDKIEQVLETNFPQVEAPTESKQPSPRPPVRGGQKADFSDVGSSTLYSDLAVIQKNYMPKSGRFQLTAGLVTVPTDVFYLTGGLSLRALYHFNEAWGAELFYNYLSSSARPEIDNISNNNNVSVQNLVSLKSFMGANVYYNFMYGKVSMSDTKVLPFELYNTIGGGNMTNSQNYSSSSVQVGMGGLLSLTRSTALRLDLTWAFYSTKNIVGQDSNENSTFLNLGYSWFFPEPDYR; from the coding sequence ATGGATCTCAACTATAAGGAAATCGATAAGATCGAACAGGTCTTAGAGACAAACTTTCCCCAAGTTGAAGCGCCGACAGAAAGCAAGCAGCCTTCGCCTCGCCCCCCCGTTCGCGGTGGACAAAAAGCAGACTTTAGCGACGTAGGATCGTCGACATTGTATTCAGATCTTGCGGTCATTCAAAAAAACTACATGCCGAAGTCAGGCCGCTTTCAGCTGACCGCGGGCTTAGTCACCGTTCCGACAGACGTGTTTTATCTGACTGGTGGTCTTTCCTTGCGCGCCCTTTATCACTTTAATGAAGCTTGGGGTGCTGAACTTTTTTATAATTATCTTTCTTCCAGTGCCCGTCCAGAAATTGATAATATCAGCAATAACAACAACGTGTCCGTGCAGAATTTGGTTTCACTAAAGTCTTTCATGGGGGCGAACGTTTATTACAATTTCATGTACGGTAAAGTTTCAATGAGCGACACAAAAGTTTTGCCTTTTGAGCTTTACAATACGATCGGTGGCGGGAACATGACAAACTCCCAAAACTATTCGAGCTCTTCCGTCCAAGTCGGCATGGGGGGCCTTTTATCTCTGACTCGCTCAACAGCATTGCGACTGGATCTTACTTGGGCCTTTTATTCGACAAAAAATATTGTCGGCCAAGATTCTAACGAGAACTCTACTTTCTTAAATCTGGGCTATAGCTGGTTCTTCCCTGAACCAGATTACCGCTAG